The following are from one region of the Actinopolyspora halophila DSM 43834 genome:
- a CDS encoding BCCT family transporter produces the protein MDRQVFWSALLLIGVICVPVMLAPERGQQALDAVLGLLTGKFGWLYLWFAAAVFGFLIWLACSKYGRVRFGAEQDRPEFSTLSWMAMIFTASIGGGIMYWGVIEWAYYYNDPPMQMTPGSVEAAHWAATYPMFHWGFTAWGLFCLPALALAYVYHVRKQRTLRLSDACRGVLGDRADGWLGRLIDVLFIFGLVGAAGTSLGLEVPVVSDGLARITPLQQGSVLDVTVITVWTLLFGASVFFGLQKGLRRLADVNIWLAFGLGAFILVMGPTVFMIDTFTNSIGLLFQNFVKMSFYTDPVGGSGFEEDWTVFYWGWWISYAPFVGLFVARISKGRTIRGMISGMCLAGSAGCWISFALLGNTAMFYQVSDVLPVADIVSSQGDTAGIMAALSQLPLGGLVVAVFVLLVVLFLATTLDSSAYTMAAVSSKELPRGTEPARWHRVFWAVILAGVSIVLMYVGGLEALQTLSIITAFPLIFVLALVLESLRRWLVADRRRQNRSDDVETDAGTDTATADPTVVGDTTFAGTPEPPSAATPRNGA, from the coding sequence GTGGACAGACAGGTTTTCTGGTCGGCTCTGCTGCTCATCGGGGTTATCTGCGTCCCCGTGATGCTGGCTCCCGAGCGCGGCCAACAAGCCCTCGACGCGGTGCTCGGTCTGCTGACCGGCAAATTCGGGTGGCTGTATCTCTGGTTCGCCGCCGCCGTGTTCGGATTCCTGATCTGGTTGGCCTGTAGCAAATACGGCCGAGTCAGGTTCGGTGCGGAGCAGGACCGACCGGAGTTCTCCACGCTGAGCTGGATGGCGATGATATTCACCGCCTCGATCGGAGGCGGGATCATGTACTGGGGCGTCATCGAATGGGCCTACTACTACAACGACCCCCCGATGCAGATGACTCCGGGGAGCGTCGAGGCCGCGCACTGGGCGGCGACCTACCCCATGTTCCACTGGGGTTTCACCGCCTGGGGGCTGTTCTGCCTGCCCGCGCTCGCACTGGCCTACGTCTACCACGTGCGCAAGCAGCGCACCCTCAGGCTCAGCGATGCGTGCCGGGGCGTGCTCGGCGACCGGGCGGACGGTTGGCTGGGTCGCCTGATCGACGTGCTGTTCATATTCGGCCTCGTCGGAGCGGCCGGGACCTCCCTGGGGCTCGAGGTGCCCGTGGTCTCGGACGGGCTGGCCCGCATCACGCCCCTGCAGCAGGGCAGCGTGCTCGACGTCACGGTGATCACCGTGTGGACCCTGCTGTTCGGGGCCAGCGTCTTCTTCGGTCTGCAGAAGGGGCTGCGCAGGCTCGCCGACGTGAACATCTGGCTGGCCTTCGGCCTCGGGGCCTTCATCCTCGTGATGGGGCCGACCGTGTTCATGATCGACACTTTCACGAACAGCATCGGACTGCTCTTCCAGAACTTCGTGAAGATGAGCTTCTACACCGACCCGGTCGGAGGGTCCGGCTTCGAGGAGGACTGGACCGTTTTCTACTGGGGGTGGTGGATCTCCTACGCCCCGTTCGTCGGACTGTTCGTGGCGCGTATCTCGAAGGGCAGAACCATTCGGGGCATGATCTCCGGAATGTGCCTCGCGGGAAGCGCGGGGTGCTGGATCTCGTTCGCCCTGCTGGGCAACACGGCCATGTTCTACCAGGTCTCGGACGTGCTCCCGGTCGCGGACATCGTCAGCTCACAGGGTGACACCGCGGGGATCATGGCCGCGCTGTCCCAGCTGCCACTGGGCGGACTGGTCGTGGCCGTGTTCGTGCTGCTGGTGGTGCTCTTCCTGGCCACGACGCTGGACTCCTCCGCCTACACCATGGCCGCCGTCTCCTCCAAGGAACTGCCGAGGGGCACCGAACCGGCACGTTGGCACCGGGTGTTCTGGGCCGTGATCCTGGCCGGAGTGTCGATCGTGCTGATGTACGTGGGCGGACTCGAGGCACTGCAAACCCTGTCGATCATCACGGCTTTCCCGCTCATCTTCGTGCTGGCGCTCGTGCTCGAGTCGTTGCGGCGCTGGCTGGTCGCCGATCGACGGAGGCAGAACCGGTCCGACGACGTGGAGACGGACGCGGGTACGGACACCGCGACAGCGGACCCCACGGTGGTGGGAGATACCACGTTCGCGGGAACACCGGAACCACCGAGCGCGGCCACGCCCCGGAACGGAGCGTAG
- a CDS encoding MFS transporter codes for MSRAEAGPPTTGGKEEGHARRWRILALCLLAGFMTLLDVSIVNVALPSIQQGLGAPHAALSWVVSGYALTFGLVLVPMGKLGDVHGRGRMFLIALAAFTAASALAGMAVSPLWLVIARLLQGAAGGMLNPQVIGLIQQQFHGRERGTAFGLFGAVVGISTAVGPLLGGLIIELAGAQHGWRWVFFVNLPIGLAALAVAARIMPRSTGSRELRGADVPGVLLLGTGVVCLLLPLVDREGFGEWSWLLWSAAPILLLLFVVWERRYAGKGGSPLIDLGLFRISSFTFGSTLGMLYFAGFTGIFFVLAVYFQRGLEYSALQAGLALTPFALGSALSSALSGRVVHKLGRRVVLLGLSGALLGLLATELLLARDPGRSAGLITALPLLVAGVGSGMVISPNQTVTLSQVEVSRGGTAAGVQQTGQRIGTAIGTATASGLFFAQLPGDYDAAISHGLVASVSFVGAALAVGVVELVLGPRR; via the coding sequence GTGAGTCGAGCTGAGGCCGGACCGCCCACGACGGGAGGAAAGGAGGAGGGCCACGCCCGCCGCTGGCGCATTCTCGCGCTGTGCCTGCTGGCCGGGTTCATGACCTTGCTGGACGTCAGCATCGTCAACGTCGCGCTGCCCTCCATCCAACAGGGTCTCGGAGCTCCGCACGCCGCGCTGTCCTGGGTGGTGTCGGGATACGCCCTGACGTTCGGGCTGGTGCTGGTTCCCATGGGCAAGCTGGGCGACGTCCACGGGCGAGGCAGGATGTTCTTGATCGCGCTGGCCGCGTTCACCGCGGCCAGCGCCTTGGCCGGGATGGCTGTCAGTCCGCTGTGGCTCGTGATCGCCCGCCTGCTGCAGGGTGCCGCGGGCGGAATGCTCAATCCGCAGGTGATCGGACTCATCCAGCAGCAGTTCCACGGTCGGGAACGCGGAACGGCGTTCGGGCTGTTCGGCGCGGTGGTGGGAATATCGACCGCCGTCGGCCCCCTGCTGGGAGGCTTGATCATCGAACTCGCCGGTGCGCAGCACGGTTGGCGCTGGGTGTTCTTCGTCAATTTGCCCATCGGTTTGGCCGCACTCGCCGTGGCCGCCCGGATCATGCCCAGGTCGACCGGCTCCCGGGAGCTGCGCGGTGCCGACGTTCCCGGGGTGCTGTTGCTGGGAACCGGGGTGGTCTGCCTGCTGCTGCCCCTGGTCGACCGGGAGGGGTTCGGGGAATGGAGCTGGCTGCTGTGGAGTGCCGCTCCGATCCTGCTGCTGCTCTTCGTCGTGTGGGAGCGCCGTTACGCCGGGAAGGGCGGTTCCCCGCTGATCGACCTGGGACTGTTCCGGATCAGCAGCTTCACGTTCGGCTCTACCCTCGGGATGCTGTACTTCGCCGGCTTCACCGGCATTTTCTTCGTGCTGGCCGTGTACTTCCAGCGCGGCTTGGAGTATTCCGCGCTGCAGGCCGGGCTCGCCCTGACCCCGTTCGCGTTGGGATCGGCGCTCTCCTCGGCCCTGAGCGGGCGCGTCGTACACAAGTTGGGACGACGTGTGGTGCTGCTCGGGCTGAGCGGGGCGCTGCTCGGGCTGCTGGCGACGGAGCTGCTGTTGGCACGCGATCCCGGGCGGTCCGCCGGGCTGATCACGGCGCTGCCGCTGCTGGTCGCCGGTGTGGGCAGCGGTATGGTCATCTCGCCGAACCAGACCGTGACTCTCAGTCAGGTGGAAGTGTCCCGCGGAGGGACCGCTGCGGGGGTGCAGCAGACCGGGCAGCGGATCGGTACCGCCATCGGTACCGCCACGGCTTCCGGACTGTTCTTCGCGCAGCTGCCCGGTGACTACGATGCGGCCATCTCCCACGGGCTGGTGGCCTCGGTCTCCTTCGTGGGGGCCGCGTTGGCGGTCGGTGTGGTCGAGCTGGTCCTGGGGCCGCGCCGCTGA
- a CDS encoding 3-keto-5-aminohexanoate cleavage protein, which produces MQDEIIITAALTGAADTPRKSEHVPVTPEQIAQSAVEAANAGAAVVHIHVRDPETGEPSRDTKLYSEVVRRIRETGTDVVINLTAGMGGDLFIDQEDPLKPVDGTDLVNGLDRLPHVETLLPDICTMDCGSLNFGDGSQLYISTPDMLRAGSRRIQELGVKPELEVFDTGQLWLASKLISEGIIDKPALFQFCMGIPYGAPADPGVLQAMINMLPQGSNWASFAIGRDQLPWVAQSAVLDGHVRVGLEDNLYLRKGVKASNAQLVERAVTILESMGGTVASPAQARNKLGLRN; this is translated from the coding sequence ATGCAGGACGAGATCATCATCACCGCCGCGCTCACCGGCGCGGCCGACACCCCCCGCAAGAGCGAGCACGTACCGGTGACCCCGGAACAGATCGCCCAATCGGCCGTGGAGGCGGCGAACGCAGGCGCAGCCGTGGTCCACATCCACGTCCGCGACCCCGAGACGGGCGAACCCTCCCGGGACACCAAACTCTACTCCGAGGTGGTGCGCCGGATCCGCGAGACGGGAACGGACGTGGTCATCAACCTGACCGCGGGCATGGGCGGAGACCTGTTCATCGACCAGGAGGATCCGCTCAAGCCGGTCGACGGAACCGACCTCGTCAACGGTCTCGACCGCCTGCCGCACGTGGAGACCCTGCTGCCGGACATCTGCACGATGGACTGCGGTTCCCTCAACTTCGGTGACGGCAGCCAGCTCTACATCAGCACTCCGGACATGCTGCGGGCCGGTTCCCGCCGTATCCAGGAACTCGGGGTGAAACCCGAGCTCGAGGTGTTCGACACCGGGCAGCTGTGGCTGGCGAGCAAGCTCATCTCCGAGGGCATCATCGACAAACCGGCCCTCTTCCAGTTCTGCATGGGAATCCCCTACGGGGCTCCGGCAGACCCCGGTGTGCTGCAGGCGATGATCAACATGCTTCCGCAAGGGTCGAACTGGGCAAGTTTCGCGATCGGGCGCGATCAGCTGCCCTGGGTCGCGCAGTCCGCGGTGCTCGACGGCCACGTGCGGGTGGGGCTCGAGGACAACCTCTACCTGCGCAAGGGCGTCAAGGCCAGTAACGCCCAGCTGGTGGAACGCGCCGTGACGATCCTGGAAAGCATGGGCGGAACCGTGGCCTCACCCGCGCAGGCCAGGAACAAGCTCGGACTGCGGAACTGA
- a CDS encoding 3-hydroxyacyl-CoA dehydrogenase NAD-binding domain-containing protein: MNEQRTAPNEVSRVACIGAGVIGGGWVAHFLARGYRVTAWDPAADAESRLERLVDAAWPALRELGLSDGAARENLTVAPTLEQAVANAQFVQESAPEQLEVKRDLLARIDAAAPAGVVISSSTSGYEMTDMQRDCADPSRLVVGHPFNPPYLIPLVEVVGGTSTATWATRWAAEFFEITGKSVITMDREVPGFVANRLQEALWREALHMVDNGEATVEQIDTAITEGPGLRWPLFGPCMTFHLAGGEGGMAHMLDQFGPSLKSPWTRLDAPELTEELRDSMVRGCEEEAAGRSITELVGDRDRAIISVLRAVGDVRRGTE; encoded by the coding sequence TTGAACGAGCAACGGACAGCTCCGAACGAGGTGAGCAGGGTCGCCTGCATCGGGGCCGGAGTGATCGGCGGCGGCTGGGTCGCGCACTTCCTGGCGCGGGGGTATCGGGTCACCGCCTGGGACCCGGCCGCGGACGCCGAGTCCCGCCTCGAGCGGCTCGTCGACGCGGCGTGGCCCGCTCTGCGGGAACTCGGTTTGTCCGACGGGGCGGCGCGGGAGAACCTCACCGTCGCACCGACCCTCGAGCAGGCGGTCGCGAACGCGCAGTTCGTTCAGGAAAGCGCCCCGGAACAGCTGGAGGTCAAACGCGACCTGCTGGCTCGGATCGATGCGGCCGCCCCAGCCGGTGTGGTGATCTCCTCCTCCACATCCGGTTACGAGATGACCGACATGCAACGTGACTGCGCGGATCCGAGCAGGCTCGTGGTGGGGCATCCGTTCAACCCGCCCTACCTGATTCCGCTGGTCGAGGTGGTCGGCGGCACCTCCACGGCCACCTGGGCGACTCGCTGGGCCGCGGAGTTCTTCGAGATCACCGGCAAATCGGTGATAACCATGGACCGCGAGGTCCCCGGGTTCGTCGCCAACAGGCTGCAGGAGGCGCTCTGGCGCGAGGCGCTGCACATGGTCGACAACGGTGAAGCCACCGTGGAACAGATCGACACGGCGATCACCGAGGGGCCCGGGTTGCGCTGGCCGCTCTTCGGACCGTGCATGACCTTCCACCTGGCCGGAGGCGAGGGCGGCATGGCACACATGCTGGATCAGTTCGGTCCTTCCCTGAAGTCCCCGTGGACCAGGCTGGACGCTCCCGAGCTCACCGAGGAGCTCCGGGACTCGATGGTTCGGGGATGCGAGGAGGAGGCAGCCGGACGAAGCATCACCGAGCTGGTCGGTGACCGCGACCGCGCGATCATCTCCGTGCTCCGCGCCGTGGGCGACGTCCGGAGGGGAACGGAATGA
- a CDS encoding catalase, with protein MASQDQQDDKQSQLDHVREDPHDSYLTTQQGVRVDHTDDSVTVGERGPTLLEDFHAREKITHFDHERIPERVVHARGSGAYGHFRPYDSWLADYTTADFLTDPQKTTSVFVRFSTVQGSRGSNDTVRDVRGFATKFYTDRGNYDLVGNNMPVFFIQDGIKFPDFVHAVKPEPHNEIPQGASAHDTLWDFVSLQPETMHMMMWLMSDRAIPRSYRMMQGFGVHTFRLVNSAGKGTFVKFHWKPVLGTHSLVWDEAQKAAGKDPDFNRGDLWEAIAAGNYPEWELGVQLVDESKEFDFDFDLLDPTKIIPEEQVPVQPVGKMALDKNPDNFFAETEQIAFHTANVVPGIDFTNDPLLQARNFSYLDTQLIRLGGPNFAQIPINRPVAEVSNNQRDGFNQMRIHRGQTSYYNNSISGGCPALAGTDNGAFSHYQEKVEGSKIRKRSESFKDHYSQATLFWNSMASWEQEHIVAAFRFELNKVEHKHIRERTVDHLNHVDHDLATRVATGIGVTPPASPAVANHGKSSPALSQANSAADSIATRKVALLVADGVHAEEVDQIRRYLAERNAVAEILAPREGTLQSSNSTEVPVDRAVNTVASVLYDAVVVPGGSASVNTLNADGYAVHFAAEAYKHAKPVAASGEGTTLLRKAGIDVRYAEGQDVVTDSGVVTVAETSDSLPWGFLSDFAETLAGHRVWSRDTAGIPA; from the coding sequence ATGGCGTCACAGGACCAACAGGACGACAAGCAGAGCCAGCTCGACCACGTCCGCGAGGATCCGCACGACAGCTACCTGACCACTCAACAGGGCGTCCGGGTGGACCACACCGACGACTCGGTGACGGTCGGCGAACGTGGTCCCACCCTGTTGGAGGACTTCCACGCCAGGGAGAAGATCACTCACTTCGATCACGAACGAATTCCCGAGCGGGTCGTACACGCCAGGGGGTCGGGGGCGTACGGACATTTCCGGCCGTACGACAGCTGGCTGGCCGACTACACCACCGCCGACTTCCTGACCGACCCGCAGAAGACGACATCGGTGTTCGTCCGTTTCTCGACGGTCCAGGGGTCCAGGGGATCCAACGACACCGTGCGTGACGTGCGCGGATTCGCCACGAAATTCTACACCGACCGGGGGAACTACGATCTGGTCGGCAACAACATGCCCGTCTTCTTCATCCAGGACGGGATAAAATTCCCCGACTTCGTGCACGCCGTCAAACCGGAACCGCACAACGAGATCCCCCAGGGTGCCTCGGCACACGACACGCTGTGGGACTTCGTCTCGCTGCAGCCCGAGACCATGCACATGATGATGTGGCTGATGTCGGACCGCGCCATTCCGCGCAGCTACCGCATGATGCAGGGCTTCGGGGTGCACACCTTCCGCCTGGTCAACTCGGCGGGCAAGGGCACCTTCGTCAAGTTCCACTGGAAACCTGTCCTGGGTACGCACTCCCTTGTCTGGGACGAGGCCCAGAAGGCCGCGGGCAAGGATCCCGATTTCAACCGCGGAGACCTCTGGGAGGCCATCGCGGCAGGCAACTACCCCGAATGGGAACTCGGTGTGCAACTCGTCGACGAGTCGAAGGAGTTCGACTTCGACTTCGACCTGCTGGATCCGACCAAGATAATCCCGGAGGAGCAGGTTCCCGTGCAACCGGTCGGCAAGATGGCCCTGGACAAGAATCCGGACAACTTCTTCGCCGAAACGGAGCAGATCGCCTTCCACACGGCGAACGTGGTTCCAGGAATCGACTTCACGAACGACCCCCTGCTCCAGGCACGCAATTTCTCCTACCTGGACACACAGCTCATCCGGCTCGGTGGGCCGAACTTCGCGCAAATACCGATCAACCGCCCGGTCGCCGAAGTGAGCAACAATCAGCGGGACGGCTTCAACCAGATGCGCATCCACCGCGGGCAAACCAGCTACTACAACAACAGCATATCCGGGGGATGCCCTGCTCTGGCCGGAACCGACAACGGCGCCTTCTCCCACTACCAGGAAAAGGTCGAGGGCTCCAAGATCCGCAAACGCAGCGAGAGCTTCAAGGATCACTACAGCCAGGCGACGCTTTTCTGGAACAGCATGGCCTCCTGGGAGCAGGAGCACATCGTCGCCGCTTTCCGCTTCGAGCTGAACAAGGTGGAGCACAAGCACATACGGGAACGCACGGTCGATCACCTGAACCACGTCGACCACGATTTGGCCACCCGCGTTGCCACCGGAATCGGCGTGACTCCTCCCGCTTCGCCCGCGGTGGCCAACCACGGAAAAAGCTCGCCCGCGCTGAGTCAGGCGAACTCGGCGGCCGACTCCATCGCGACCAGGAAGGTGGCACTGCTGGTTGCCGACGGCGTGCACGCCGAAGAGGTCGACCAGATACGTCGCTACCTCGCCGAGCGGAACGCCGTGGCGGAGATACTGGCTCCGCGGGAGGGAACGCTGCAGTCCTCCAACTCCACCGAGGTTCCCGTGGACAGGGCCGTCAACACGGTGGCCTCGGTGCTCTACGACGCCGTGGTCGTCCCGGGAGGTTCCGCGAGCGTCAACACCCTGAACGCGGACGGCTATGCCGTGCATTTCGCGGCCGAGGCCTACAAGCACGCCAAACCGGTCGCCGCGAGCGGAGAGGGCACGACACTGCTGCGCAAGGCCGGCATCGACGTGAGGTACGCCGAGGGGCAGGACGTGGTCACCGACAGCGGAGTGGTCACGGTCGCGGAGACCAGCGACTCACTGCCCTGGGGATTCCTCTCCGATTTCGCCGAGACCCTCGCGGGCCACCGGGTGTGGAGCAGGGACACCGCGGGCATTCCCGCCTGA
- a CDS encoding TetR/AcrR family transcriptional regulator, giving the protein MQGSTDELRDRVRAVLRKSPLSQRAFAEQIGLDATKLSKSLSGTRRFTPSELTRIAETGNVTVNWLINGSDEIETVAAAPKRSARVESGSGVSGEAGRYQQILDAAWQLIAERGYHSVRVSDVARVCGTSAATIHYYFPGRDDLLTETLRYSVRLAFDRQVAELHTITDAYQRLLRLVELQLPTPGILRLEWSIWMQVWNESTLRPELRVLHSDSYKRWHDTIARTIREGQHQGVFVETDPEELTMTLTALVDGLGIQVITDRPGRTVDGMHKVLQDFVHREIVRS; this is encoded by the coding sequence GTGCAAGGGTCCACGGACGAGCTTCGTGATCGGGTCCGCGCGGTGTTGCGCAAGAGCCCGCTCAGTCAACGAGCCTTCGCCGAACAGATCGGCCTGGACGCGACCAAGCTGTCCAAGTCGCTGTCCGGAACCAGGAGGTTCACACCGAGTGAGCTCACCCGCATCGCCGAGACCGGCAACGTCACGGTCAACTGGTTGATCAACGGCAGCGACGAGATCGAGACGGTGGCAGCCGCCCCCAAGCGCAGTGCGCGCGTGGAGTCCGGATCGGGGGTTTCCGGCGAGGCGGGGCGCTACCAGCAGATTCTCGACGCCGCGTGGCAACTGATCGCCGAGCGCGGGTACCACTCGGTCCGGGTGTCCGACGTCGCTCGTGTCTGCGGCACGAGCGCCGCAACGATCCACTACTACTTCCCCGGCAGGGACGACCTGCTGACCGAGACGTTGCGCTACTCGGTGCGGTTGGCCTTCGACCGGCAGGTCGCCGAGTTGCACACCATAACCGACGCCTACCAACGACTGCTGCGACTGGTGGAACTGCAACTCCCCACACCGGGGATTCTGCGGCTGGAATGGTCGATCTGGATGCAGGTCTGGAACGAGAGCACGCTGCGCCCGGAATTGCGCGTGTTGCACAGCGATTCCTACAAGCGCTGGCACGACACGATCGCGCGCACCATCCGGGAGGGACAGCACCAGGGAGTCTTCGTCGAAACCGACCCCGAGGAACTGACGATGACCCTGACAGCGCTCGTCGACGGACTGGGGATCCAGGTCATCACCGACAGGCCCGGTCGAACCGTCGACGGGATGCACAAGGTTCTGCAGGACTTCGTGCACAGAGAGATCGTGCGTTCCTGA
- a CDS encoding thioesterase family protein: protein MSMHSRYRVRPEWIDYNGHLSEGYYVLVFGFATDAVLDEIGVDARYRSTTGCSVYTVEAHVRYLHEVGPDSELDVTSRIVTAAGKKLRICHEMSANGRLVATEELLAVHVDGASGRATQLPEQVARRTAELVEPLPEYAGRSVG from the coding sequence ATGAGCATGCACTCCCGGTATCGGGTTCGCCCCGAGTGGATCGACTACAACGGGCACCTCAGCGAGGGCTACTACGTGCTGGTGTTCGGCTTCGCCACCGACGCGGTGCTGGACGAGATCGGTGTCGACGCGCGATACCGAAGCACCACGGGGTGTTCTGTGTACACCGTCGAAGCCCATGTGCGCTATCTGCACGAGGTCGGTCCGGACAGTGAGCTGGACGTCACGAGCAGGATCGTCACGGCAGCGGGCAAAAAGCTGCGTATCTGCCACGAGATGAGTGCGAACGGTCGGCTCGTCGCCACCGAGGAGCTCCTCGCCGTTCACGTGGACGGCGCATCGGGCCGGGCGACGCAGCTTCCGGAGCAGGTGGCCCGGCGGACTGCCGAGCTCGTCGAGCCCCTACCCGAGTACGCCGGTCGCTCGGTCGGCTGA
- a CDS encoding NAD-dependent epimerase/dehydratase family protein, with amino-acid sequence MPLRVFVIGATGVIGRPLLPMLAENGHHVTALVHESEAGEVSRSAEKVVRGDLLDEERLLPLLDEARPEVVLQLASGFRERERALGLRRTALLRSRGTSNLVSAAAAAGVRRVVAQSSAAAYDPDTRGILDEQASLYTRAPGDWGEAFRAVDALERELFESAELEGVALRFGALYGADTWYGPAGTVHDLVRDSALPLVEQGGGITSFTHVEDAAAAVLEALGELEPAAYNVVDNEPAESAEWLPTYARMIGGPEPVSLTLEQARQQLDWGTVHQLTEQCGATNFRFREAAGWRPRWPSWREGFAELFGLWPV; translated from the coding sequence ATGCCCTTGCGAGTGTTCGTGATCGGGGCAACCGGTGTGATCGGTCGCCCGCTGCTGCCGATGCTGGCCGAGAACGGCCATCACGTCACGGCTCTCGTGCACGAGAGCGAGGCCGGGGAGGTATCCCGGTCCGCGGAAAAGGTGGTTCGCGGAGACCTGCTCGACGAGGAACGGTTGCTTCCGCTGCTGGACGAAGCGCGTCCCGAGGTGGTGCTGCAGCTGGCCTCCGGCTTCCGGGAGCGGGAGCGGGCGCTCGGGCTGCGCAGAACGGCGTTGTTGCGTAGCCGGGGAACGAGCAACCTGGTTTCCGCGGCGGCTGCCGCGGGGGTACGACGCGTGGTGGCCCAGAGCTCGGCCGCGGCCTACGACCCGGACACGCGCGGCATCCTGGACGAGCAGGCGTCGCTGTACACCCGAGCGCCCGGCGACTGGGGAGAGGCCTTTCGAGCCGTGGACGCGTTGGAACGGGAGCTGTTCGAAAGCGCCGAGCTCGAGGGAGTGGCACTGCGCTTCGGCGCGCTGTACGGCGCGGACACCTGGTACGGGCCCGCGGGAACCGTTCACGATCTTGTGCGGGACAGCGCCTTGCCGCTCGTGGAACAGGGTGGTGGCATCACTTCTTTCACCCACGTGGAGGATGCCGCGGCAGCCGTGCTCGAAGCCCTGGGCGAGCTGGAGCCTGCCGCCTACAACGTCGTGGACAACGAACCGGCGGAAAGCGCGGAATGGCTACCCACCTACGCCAGGATGATCGGAGGGCCGGAACCGGTCTCCCTCACCCTCGAACAGGCGAGGCAACAGCTGGACTGGGGGACGGTCCACCAGCTGACGGAGCAGTGCGGGGCCACGAACTTCCGCTTCCGGGAAGCAGCCGGGTGGCGTCCCCGTTGGCCGAGTTGGCGTGAGGGTTTTGCCGAGTTGTTCGGCTTGTGGCCTGTTTAG
- a CDS encoding enoyl-CoA hydratase-related protein — MSDTDEILAEHHDTVLLLTLNRPTRLNAWTPTMRHRYCELLENADRDPGVRVVVLTGAGKGFCAGSDITALQPDGHLAGQEARHRLASSMRLRKPVISAINGTASGAGLAAALFTDIRFTTPGASLTTAFSRAELVAEHGMAWLLPRLVGLGRAMDLLLSARKVTGMQAHALGLVDRIFSGEEVLARSMDYARTLARECSPAAMATIKQQVYSGLETGTEIVASEAYNRMMAALRGNGRTGAPRDAQRRDEPGFPPLD; from the coding sequence ATGTCGGATACCGACGAGATCCTGGCCGAGCATCACGACACGGTACTGCTGTTGACGTTGAATCGTCCCACTCGGCTCAACGCGTGGACGCCGACGATGCGGCATCGCTACTGCGAACTGCTCGAGAACGCCGACCGGGACCCGGGTGTCCGGGTCGTCGTGCTGACCGGAGCCGGAAAGGGTTTCTGCGCGGGCTCGGACATCACGGCTCTGCAGCCCGACGGACATCTCGCCGGGCAGGAAGCGCGGCACAGACTGGCATCGAGCATGCGACTGCGCAAACCCGTGATCTCGGCGATCAACGGGACCGCTTCCGGTGCGGGGCTGGCAGCCGCGCTGTTCACCGACATACGTTTCACCACCCCCGGGGCGAGCCTCACCACGGCGTTCAGCCGGGCGGAGCTGGTGGCCGAGCACGGGATGGCTTGGCTGCTGCCGAGACTGGTGGGGCTCGGCCGGGCGATGGACCTTTTGCTGTCCGCACGGAAGGTGACCGGGATGCAGGCTCATGCGCTGGGACTGGTCGACCGGATCTTCTCCGGGGAAGAGGTGCTGGCCCGGAGCATGGACTACGCCAGAACCCTCGCGCGGGAATGCTCGCCCGCGGCGATGGCGACGATCAAACAACAGGTCTACAGTGGGCTGGAGACGGGCACGGAAATCGTGGCCTCGGAGGCCTACAACCGCATGATGGCGGCGTTACGTGGAAACGGTCGCACGGGTGCCCCACGTGACGCACAACGCCGGGATGAGCCGGGCTTTCCTCCGCTGGACTGA